The proteins below come from a single Malus sylvestris chromosome 3, drMalSylv7.2, whole genome shotgun sequence genomic window:
- the LOC126617401 gene encoding probable NAD(P)H dehydrogenase (quinone) FQR1-like 1: MATKVYIVYYSMYGHVGRLAEEIKKGTSSVEGVEAALWQVPETLPEEVLGKMSAPPKSDVPIISPNELADADGFIFGFPTRFGMMAAQFKAFLDATGGLWRTQQLAGKPAGIFYSTGSQGGGQETTALTAITQLVHHGMIFVPIGYTFGAGMFEMENIKGGSPYGAGTYAGDGSRQPSQLELEQAFHQGKYIATITKKLKGAA; encoded by the exons ATGGCCACCAAAGTGTATATTGT GTACTACTCTATGTATGGACATGTCGGGAGACTAGCAGAAGAAATAAAGAAAGGGACTTCTTCTGTCGAAGGTGTAGAAGCCGCCCTTTGGCAG GTCCCTGAGACACTCCCAGAGGAGGTGCTTGGGAAAATGAGTGCACCACCAAAGAGTGATGTACCAATCATCTCGCCAAATGAACTTGCTGACGCAGATGGATTCATTTTTGGCTTCCCAACAAGATTTGGTATGATGGCTGCCCAATTTAAAGCCTTTCTGGATGCAACAGGTGGTCTATGGAGAACACAACAGCTTGCTGGAAAACCTGCTGGGATCTTTTACAGTACTGGATCTCAAGGTGGCGGGCAAGAGACTACTGC ATTGACTGCCATCACTCAGCTAGTTCATCACGGGATGATATTTGTACCCATCGGTTACACATTCGGAGCTGGCATGTTTGAAATGGAGAATATCAAGGGAGGAAGTCCTTACGGTGCAGGAACGTATGCTGGGGACGGTTCAAGACAGCCATCTCAGCTTGAGCTGGAGCAAGCATTCCACCAAGGGAAGTACATTGCCACCATCACAAAGAAGCTCAAGGGAGCTGCTTAA